One window from the genome of Alnus glutinosa chromosome 13, dhAlnGlut1.1, whole genome shotgun sequence encodes:
- the LOC133855053 gene encoding probable cinnamyl alcohol dehydrogenase 1, whose product MTRNKFGDSKYPVVPGHEIARIVKEIGSNVQRFKVGDHVGVGTFVNSCRDCEYCDEALEIHCLKRAVDTFNAIDVDGTITKGGYSNFIVVHERYCLRIPESYPLASAAPLLCAGITVYTPMMRHKMNQAGKSLGVIGLGGLGHMAVKFGKAFGLNVTVLSTSISKREEALTLLGADKFVISFDHDQMAALAKSLDFIIDTAPGDHPFDPYISLLKTSGVLSCFLAGTITISGSATGGTKGTQEIINFCAARDIHAKIEVIPIQHANEALERLIKSDVQYWFVIDIENSLK is encoded by the exons ACACGAGATTGCTAGAATTGTGAAAGAGATTGGTTCCAATGTCCAACGTTTCAAAGTTGGCGACCATGTTGGGGTGGGAACTTTTGTTAACTCTTGCAGAGATTGTGAGTATTGTGATGAGGCGCTAGAAATTCATTGTCTTAAGCGAGCTGTTGACACTTTTAATGCCATCGATGTGGATGGTACAATCACAAAAGGAGGATACTCCAATTTCATTGTTGTCCACGAAAG GTACTGCCTTAGGATTCCTGAAAGCTATCCATTGGCTTCAGCAGCGCCTTTGCTTTGTGCTGGAATTACTGTTTACACTCCCATGATGCGCCATAAGATGAATCAAGCTGGTAAATCTCTAGGAGTGATTGGCCTTGGTGGTCTTGGTCACATGGCAGTGAAGTTTGGGAAGGCTTTTGGGTTGAACGTGACAGTTCTCAGCACAAGCATATCCAAGAGAGAGGAAGCCCTGACTCTACTTGGTGCAGACAAATTTGTGATTTCATTTGACCATGACCAGATGGCG GCCTTGGCTAAGTCATTGGACTTCATAATTGACACAGCACCTGGTGATCATCCATTTGATCCCTACATTTCGCTTTTGAAGACTTCTGGTGTCTTGTCCTG CTTCTTAGCAGGCACGATAACTATTTCTGGTAGTGCAACTGGAGGCACGAAAGGCACACAAGAAATAATAAACTTCTGTGCTGCGCGCGACATTCATGCCAAGATAGAAGTGATTCCAATTCAACATGCAAATGAAGCTCTTGAGAGGCTGATAAAGAGTGATGTCCAGTACTGGTTTGTGATTGATATTGAAAACTCCCTGAAATGA